One genomic segment of Cellulophaga sp. HaHaR_3_176 includes these proteins:
- a CDS encoding homoserine kinase: MQSNEIRVFCPATIANVSCGFDVLGLALDAVGDEMVVKKTVEKGIKITKLTGQNLPMETLQNVAGVAGLALLAESDYDGGFEIEIYKKIKAGSGIGSSAASSTGAVWAMNELIGKPFTPLQLVKFAMEGERLASGVAHADNVAPAIFGGFTLVRSYTPLDVVKINTPPELYATVIHPQIEVKTSDSRRILKTTISLEDGIKQWGNVGGLIAGLFTEDYELIGRSLEDHIVEPIRSILIPGFDKVKEKALETGALGCGISGSGPSIYALSKGEAIANNVAKAMTDVYDKIGIDYDIHVSKINAKGIKII, translated from the coding sequence ATGCAATCAAATGAAATTAGAGTTTTCTGCCCGGCAACTATAGCAAATGTTTCTTGTGGCTTTGATGTTTTAGGACTCGCATTAGATGCTGTTGGCGACGAAATGGTTGTTAAAAAAACTGTTGAAAAGGGTATAAAAATAACAAAACTTACTGGTCAAAATTTACCAATGGAAACATTGCAAAATGTAGCTGGCGTGGCCGGTTTAGCATTGCTTGCAGAAAGTGATTATGACGGTGGTTTTGAAATTGAAATTTATAAAAAAATAAAAGCTGGTAGCGGTATTGGTAGCAGTGCAGCAAGTTCTACCGGTGCTGTTTGGGCAATGAACGAATTAATTGGAAAGCCATTTACACCTTTACAATTGGTTAAATTTGCAATGGAAGGTGAACGCTTAGCTAGTGGTGTTGCCCACGCCGATAATGTGGCTCCTGCAATTTTCGGAGGTTTTACACTTGTTAGAAGTTATACCCCCTTAGATGTTGTAAAAATAAATACTCCGCCTGAATTATATGCTACAGTAATTCATCCTCAAATAGAAGTTAAAACATCTGATTCTAGACGAATTTTAAAAACAACTATTTCTTTAGAAGATGGTATAAAACAATGGGGAAATGTCGGAGGATTAATTGCCGGTTTATTTACTGAAGATTATGAGCTAATTGGTAGATCTTTAGAAGACCATATTGTAGAACCTATTCGATCAATATTGATTCCTGGTTTTGATAAAGTAAAAGAAAAAGCTTTAGAAACAGGAGCTCTAGGTTGTGGTATCTCTGGCTCTGGCCCATCTATATATGCACTAAGCAAGGGCGAGGCTATAGCCAATAATGTTGCTAAAGCAATGACTGATGTGTATGATAAAATTGGAATTGACTACGACATTCACGTCTCAAAAATAAATGCAAAAGGAATAAAAATTATTTAG
- a CDS encoding polysaccharide lyase family 7 protein: MKNTHTNTINSKAFLKLLTVPILALVCNCAPNDLSQEDDLLQATKVTISATNAQTIQAENYDNMNGIKTESTSDSGGGSNVGWIGTGDYLEYNLTVPASGSYKFEFRVASKTNASKFDFYQGNTKLSNVNKPATGGYQSWITTSKTVNLTAGTSVLKILATGGGWNINWIKITPVDVNDNGSTDSENLALGKTAEQSSNYSSSLGLAGLAIDGNTSGAWSQKSVTHTQSSSSPWWQVRLGANYTIGDIVIWDRTDSCCTERLKNFDVFVYNEAGTQVYKTTVTNSPNPSMTISTGGVTGSRVRIKLKNTNALSLAEVQVFSGDSNGGGGTTNPPTGTASKPSDLMDNCNQWKITYPDGEEDKTLCGESSNEYFFVNSAKNGIVFKAPIRSNNGTTPNSDYVRSELRERTEDGGSDIYWTTDGTHVVYVKQAITHLPINKSHLVATQIHGDKSAGIDDAMVLRLEDSKLFLSFNGNKLRSDVTIKSNYSLGTVHEVIFEVKNGKHYCYYSESGDLKSKYLSGNASSYLVKDGSNSVLMDIDYDQSYFKIGNYTQSNAEEEGSATGNSNNYGEVVVYDFFVDHN; this comes from the coding sequence ATGAAAAACACACACACAAACACCATTAATTCTAAAGCTTTTTTAAAGCTTTTAACAGTACCAATTTTAGCGCTAGTTTGCAATTGTGCTCCAAATGATCTTTCGCAAGAAGATGATTTACTGCAAGCAACTAAGGTTACAATCTCTGCTACTAATGCACAAACCATTCAGGCAGAGAATTATGATAATATGAATGGAATAAAAACAGAAAGCACTTCTGATAGTGGAGGTGGTAGTAATGTAGGATGGATTGGAACAGGAGATTATTTAGAGTACAACCTTACGGTGCCAGCTTCTGGAAGCTATAAGTTCGAATTTAGAGTAGCTTCAAAAACGAATGCATCTAAATTTGATTTTTATCAAGGTAATACAAAATTATCTAATGTAAACAAACCAGCAACAGGCGGATATCAAAGTTGGATAACTACCTCAAAAACAGTAAATTTAACAGCAGGTACTAGCGTTTTAAAAATATTAGCTACAGGTGGTGGTTGGAATATTAACTGGATTAAAATTACACCTGTTGATGTAAACGATAATGGATCAACAGATAGTGAAAACTTGGCTTTAGGTAAAACAGCAGAGCAATCTTCAAATTATTCTTCTTCATTAGGTCTTGCAGGTTTGGCTATTGATGGTAATACCTCTGGAGCTTGGAGTCAAAAAAGTGTAACGCACACGCAAAGCTCATCTTCACCTTGGTGGCAAGTTCGTTTAGGAGCAAATTACACTATAGGCGATATAGTTATTTGGGATAGAACAGATAGTTGTTGTACTGAAAGATTAAAAAACTTTGACGTTTTTGTTTATAATGAAGCGGGTACTCAAGTTTATAAAACTACAGTAACAAATTCTCCAAACCCATCTATGACTATAAGTACAGGTGGTGTAACAGGTTCAAGAGTACGTATTAAATTAAAAAATACTAATGCTTTATCACTTGCCGAAGTTCAGGTTTTTAGTGGAGATAGCAATGGAGGTGGTGGTACCACAAATCCACCGACAGGTACTGCTTCAAAACCATCTGATTTAATGGATAACTGTAATCAATGGAAAATTACATACCCAGATGGTGAAGAAGATAAAACACTTTGTGGAGAATCAAGCAACGAGTATTTCTTTGTAAATAGTGCTAAAAATGGAATAGTATTTAAAGCGCCAATCCGAAGTAATAATGGTACAACTCCGAATTCAGATTATGTAAGGTCAGAATTAAGAGAAAGAACTGAAGACGGTGGATCTGATATTTATTGGACAACAGACGGAACTCATGTTGTATATGTAAAACAAGCTATTACTCATTTACCTATAAACAAAAGTCATTTAGTAGCGACTCAAATTCATGGAGATAAGTCTGCCGGAATTGATGATGCTATGGTATTAAGATTAGAAGATTCTAAATTATTTTTAAGTTTTAATGGTAATAAATTAAGAAGTGATGTTACTATAAAATCTAACTATAGTTTAGGTACTGTACATGAGGTTATTTTTGAAGTGAAAAATGGTAAGCATTATTGTTATTATAGTGAGAGTGGAGATTTAAAAAGTAAGTACTTAAGTGGTAACGCATCTTCTTATTTAGTAAAAGATGGAAGCAATAGTGTACTTATGGATATAGATTATGACCAATCATATTTTAAAATAGGGAACTACACGCAAAGTAATGCAGAAGAAGAAGGTAGTGCTACAGGAAATTCTAATAATTATGGAGAAGTTGTTGTTTATGACTTTTTCGTTGATCATAATTAA
- a CDS encoding STAS/SEC14 domain-containing protein: MKIEQSKNKTVVQEYHLETGVIQVYDDYMVAIFDEGATLTLENAFQIIGISEIHFRIKKFGYISLRKNSYAIDPTVYGYLREIENLKAFAIVSVKEIDMHNFKIEKLFYKNPMKFFIQYENALAWVKKRVKAK, from the coding sequence ATGAAGATCGAACAATCTAAGAATAAAACAGTCGTTCAGGAATACCACCTTGAAACTGGAGTTATTCAAGTTTACGATGATTACATGGTTGCCATCTTCGATGAAGGAGCGACTTTGACATTAGAAAATGCATTTCAAATAATAGGAATTTCTGAAATTCATTTTAGAATAAAAAAATTCGGATATATTAGTTTACGAAAAAACTCTTATGCAATAGACCCTACTGTATACGGCTATTTAAGAGAGATTGAAAACCTTAAAGCTTTTGCTATTGTTTCCGTAAAGGAAATAGATATGCATAATTTCAAAATAGAAAAACTTTTTTACAAAAATCCTATGAAATTTTTCATTCAATATGAAAATGCATTAGCTTGGGTAAAAAAAAGAGTTAAAGCAAAATAA
- the thrC gene encoding threonine synthase, whose product MNFYSLNKKAPITNFKNAVIKGIAPDRGLYFPESITPLPKDFFDTIENLSNEEIAYQAIHQFVGDEIPEKELKEILAEVLDFDFPVIDISDTIATLELFHGPTLAFKDVGARFMARCLGYFSKESDDEITVLVATSGDTGGAVANGFLGVKGVKVVILYPSGKVSDIQEKQLTTLGQNITALEVDGTFDDCQTMVKTAFLDSEITNKMQLTSANSINVARWLPQLFYYLFAYKQVKVDDIVFSIPSGNFGNICAGMIAQKLGMPVKHFIASTNVNDVVPRFMETKSYDPKPSTATISNAMDVGDPSNFVRIRHIFNDDFTKLSESLSSYSFNDDETKKAMIELYNDYNYVADPHGAVGYLGLKKYQETNPNNYGIFLETAHPVKFLDIVEDTINENIELPDTIIKQMKKKKKSIHIATYDELKQFLVQSNL is encoded by the coding sequence ATGAACTTTTATAGTCTTAATAAAAAAGCTCCGATTACCAATTTTAAAAATGCGGTAATTAAAGGTATAGCTCCAGATAGAGGGTTATATTTTCCAGAATCAATTACTCCTTTACCTAAAGACTTCTTTGATACAATAGAAAATCTTTCAAATGAAGAAATTGCATATCAAGCCATTCATCAATTTGTTGGTGATGAAATTCCTGAGAAAGAATTAAAAGAAATTTTAGCAGAAGTACTTGACTTTGATTTTCCTGTAATTGATATATCTGATACTATTGCTACGTTAGAGCTCTTTCATGGCCCTACCCTAGCTTTTAAAGATGTTGGTGCTAGATTCATGGCACGCTGTTTAGGTTATTTTTCAAAAGAGAGTGATGATGAAATTACCGTTTTGGTTGCTACATCTGGTGATACTGGTGGCGCTGTTGCTAATGGTTTTTTAGGTGTTAAAGGTGTTAAAGTTGTTATCTTATACCCAAGTGGTAAAGTGAGTGATATTCAAGAAAAACAGCTAACTACACTTGGTCAAAATATTACAGCATTAGAGGTAGATGGTACGTTTGATGATTGCCAAACTATGGTAAAAACTGCATTTTTAGATTCAGAAATAACTAACAAAATGCAATTAACCTCTGCAAATTCAATTAATGTAGCTAGGTGGTTACCACAATTGTTCTATTACTTATTCGCATACAAACAAGTAAAGGTTGATGATATTGTTTTCTCTATCCCTAGTGGTAATTTTGGAAACATATGTGCTGGTATGATTGCTCAAAAATTAGGTATGCCTGTAAAGCATTTTATTGCTTCTACAAATGTAAATGATGTTGTACCTCGTTTTATGGAAACAAAAAGTTACGATCCTAAACCATCTACAGCAACAATATCGAATGCTATGGATGTTGGAGACCCAAGTAATTTTGTTCGTATTCGTCATATTTTTAATGATGATTTTACCAAGTTATCTGAAAGTTTATCGTCATATTCATTTAATGATGATGAAACTAAAAAAGCAATGATTGAGCTTTATAACGACTATAACTATGTAGCTGACCCACATGGAGCTGTTGGTTACTTAGGTCTTAAAAAATATCAAGAAACAAACCCTAACAACTATGGCATTTTCTTAGAAACAGCTCACCCTGTTAAATTTTTAGATATTGTTGAAGATACTATTAATGAAAACATTGAATTGCCTGATACCATTATCAAGCAAATGAAGAAGAAGAAAAAATCTATACATATTGCAACCTATGATGAACTAAAACAATTTTTAGTTCAAAGTAATCTATAA
- a CDS encoding NAD(P)H-hydrate dehydratase has protein sequence MKIFSAKQIYEADKFTIKNQQIKSDELMERAAVQIFNWMHLRLQGAPVKIQIFCGIGNNGGDGLAVARHLVEHGYAIEVYVVNYNDKRSEDFLLNLDRLKDRKVWPNFINCVDDFPVISKEDIVIDAIFGIGLNRKPDKWVVDLMQHINASNSFILSVDLPSGLFPDKVMATEESIIKSNFVLSFQAPKLIFFLPETGIYINQWEILDIGLDPEYLQKTETAYELISKNEVLPLYIPREKFAHKGIYGHSLIIGGSYGKMGSVQLSSKSCLFSGSGLVTALVPECGYIPLQTALPEVMVLTSNNKKVVSNIDFEIKPTVIGIGIGLGTSDEVCKSFSEFLKANKTPLVIDADGINILSLNKELLNELPAQTILTPHPKELQRLIGDWKNDFDKLEKVKSFTSTYDCIVVIKGANTITIYKDKGYVNTTGNPGMATAGSGDVLTGIITGLIAQQYEPLSAAIFGVYMHGRAGDIAVEQYGYQSLTASAIIDNIGDAYIDLFKVPEQPPQEEEAPE, from the coding sequence ATGAAGATTTTTAGTGCAAAACAAATCTACGAAGCTGATAAGTTTACTATAAAAAATCAGCAAATAAAAAGTGACGAACTTATGGAACGAGCTGCAGTCCAAATTTTTAATTGGATGCATTTACGTTTGCAAGGGGCGCCTGTGAAAATTCAAATTTTTTGCGGAATAGGTAACAATGGGGGAGATGGATTAGCGGTTGCTAGGCATTTAGTAGAACATGGTTATGCTATTGAGGTTTATGTTGTTAATTATAATGATAAGCGATCTGAAGATTTTTTATTAAATCTAGATCGTTTAAAAGATAGAAAAGTATGGCCTAATTTTATAAATTGCGTTGACGATTTTCCTGTTATTTCTAAAGAAGATATTGTTATTGATGCTATTTTTGGAATTGGATTAAACCGTAAGCCAGATAAATGGGTTGTAGATTTGATGCAACATATTAATGCGTCTAATTCATTTATACTTTCAGTAGATCTTCCATCGGGATTGTTCCCTGATAAAGTTATGGCTACAGAAGAAAGTATTATTAAATCAAATTTTGTTTTAAGTTTTCAAGCTCCTAAATTAATTTTCTTTTTACCAGAAACTGGTATTTATATCAATCAATGGGAAATACTAGATATAGGACTAGACCCCGAATATCTTCAGAAAACAGAAACTGCATACGAATTAATAAGTAAAAACGAAGTTTTACCTTTATATATACCCAGAGAAAAATTTGCTCATAAAGGTATTTATGGCCATTCTTTAATTATTGGAGGTAGTTATGGTAAAATGGGGTCTGTACAGTTAAGTTCTAAATCGTGCTTATTTTCGGGTAGTGGATTGGTAACAGCCTTAGTGCCTGAATGTGGGTATATACCTTTACAGACTGCTCTGCCAGAAGTTATGGTATTAACTAGTAATAATAAAAAGGTGGTTTCTAATATTGATTTTGAAATAAAACCAACTGTAATTGGCATAGGTATTGGTCTAGGTACTTCTGATGAAGTATGTAAATCATTTTCTGAATTTTTGAAAGCAAATAAAACACCGCTAGTTATTGATGCTGATGGTATAAATATACTATCATTAAATAAGGAGTTATTAAATGAATTACCAGCGCAGACTATTTTAACACCGCATCCTAAAGAGTTACAGCGATTAATAGGGGATTGGAAAAACGATTTTGATAAGCTTGAAAAAGTAAAATCTTTTACTTCTACTTATGACTGTATTGTTGTTATTAAAGGCGCAAATACGATTACTATTTATAAAGATAAAGGATATGTAAATACGACTGGTAATCCTGGAATGGCAACTGCGGGTAGTGGAGATGTTTTAACGGGGATAATTACAGGATTGATAGCGCAGCAATATGAGCCTTTAAGTGCAGCTATTTTTGGTGTATACATGCATGGTAGAGCAGGTGATATCGCAGTAGAGCAATATGGTTATCAATCTTTGACAGCTTCAGCTATAATTGATAATATAGGTGATGCTTATATTGATTTGTTTAAGGTGCCAGAGCAGCCACCTCAAGAGGAGGAAGCTCCTGAATAA
- a CDS encoding polysaccharide lyase family 7 protein has protein sequence MSLFLFANLNCSDNGDMAEDVMQESEEVATPEEVVEPEEEMQSEDDTNSDDVTGSLLVPSDLMGNCNQWKITYPDGEEDKTLCEEPNNEYFFVNDDESGIVFKAPIRSNNGTTPNSSYIRSELRERTEDGGSDMYWTTNGKHVIYVKQAITHLPINKNHLVATQIHGDKEAGIDDAMVLRLEGSDLFLSFNGNKLRSNVAISSNYSLGTIHEVIFEVIDDKHYCYYSEDGNLKSSYEDGNASSYLVEDNGNPVLMDLYYDESYFKIGNYTQSNAEEEGSDTGLEANYGEVVVYDFYVNHE, from the coding sequence ATGAGCTTGTTTTTATTTGCTAATTTAAATTGCTCAGACAATGGAGATATGGCAGAAGATGTAATGCAAGAATCAGAAGAGGTTGCAACTCCTGAAGAAGTTGTTGAGCCTGAAGAAGAGATGCAGTCTGAAGATGATACCAATTCTGATGATGTAACTGGATCATTATTAGTACCATCAGATTTGATGGGTAATTGTAATCAGTGGAAAATTACATACCCTGATGGGGAAGAAGATAAAACACTATGTGAAGAACCTAATAATGAATACTTTTTTGTAAATGATGATGAAAGCGGTATTGTTTTTAAAGCTCCAATTCGAAGTAATAATGGTACAACACCTAATTCAAGTTATATAAGATCAGAACTTAGGGAAAGAACAGAAGATGGAGGTAGTGATATGTATTGGACAACAAACGGTAAACATGTCATTTACGTAAAACAGGCAATTACGCATTTACCAATTAATAAAAATCATTTAGTAGCAACACAAATTCATGGAGATAAAGAAGCTGGTATCGATGATGCCATGGTTTTAAGGCTAGAAGGTTCTGATTTGTTTTTAAGTTTTAATGGAAATAAACTTAGGAGTAATGTAGCTATAAGCTCTAATTATTCTTTAGGAACAATACATGAAGTTATTTTTGAAGTGATTGATGATAAGCATTATTGTTATTATAGTGAAGATGGTAATTTGAAAAGTAGTTATGAAGATGGAAATGCATCATCTTATTTAGTAGAAGATAACGGTAACCCTGTTTTAATGGATTTATATTATGATGAGTCTTATTTTAAAATAGGTAACTATACTCAAAGTAACGCAGAAGAAGAAGGTAGTGATACAGGACTTGAAGCTAATTATGGAGAAGTTGTTGTTTATGATTTTTATGTTAATCATGAATAA
- the thrA gene encoding bifunctional aspartate kinase/homoserine dehydrogenase I — MKVLKFGGTSVANAENISLVKNIVSKSKSDKTIVVVSALGGVTDLLLKTASLAATQNTEYKIVFKQIEDRHISTIKELIPVVAQSKILSKVKSELNTLETLLEGAFLIGEITPRLSDKIVSFGELLSSFIISEYFVSQQMKAAHKDSRELIKTNDTFGKAAVNFEITNANCKSYFSETKESVVVLAGFISSSLAGNSTTLGRGGSDYTAAIIASAIDAELLEIWTDVSGMYTANPRIVKQAIAIPHISYEEAMELSHFGAKVLYPPTIQPVLAKGISIVIKNTFDDEDEGTLITKTKNELGKTVRGISHVENIALVSLEGPGMVGIPGISKRFFEVLSQANISVVLITQASSEHSICVGISDNDANKAIEIVNEAFEYEISLGKIKSTQAERNLAIIALVGDNMKKHQGLSGKMFSTLGKNNVNIRAIAQGASERNISAVINKEDVKKALNTLHEEFFEDNTKQLNLFVMGVGNVGNKFLDQIKQQKKYLKENLKLNIRVVGISNSRTMFFDEDGISLKNWESLLKDGEKADKTKFFENVQNLNCRNSIFVDNTASADVSETYASYLKNSISVVTCNKIACSSEFDNYKNLKDLARKYNAPFLFETNVGAGLPIIDTLKNLIASGDKILNIQAVLSGSLNFVFNNFNDTTTFHDVVKQAQEQGYTEPDPKIDLSGIDVMRKILILARESGNKIDINEIENTPFLPKESLETTNNDDFFASLVKHEESFQDMYKKAAEKDSKLKYVAKFEDGKASVGLQEIPKGHDFYNLEGSDNIVLFFTERYPNQPLIIKGAGAGAEVTASGIFADIIRIGNF, encoded by the coding sequence ATGAAAGTTCTAAAATTTGGAGGCACTTCAGTTGCCAACGCAGAAAATATATCTTTAGTAAAAAACATAGTATCAAAATCTAAATCAGATAAAACTATCGTTGTTGTATCTGCATTAGGTGGGGTTACCGATCTTTTATTAAAAACAGCTAGCTTAGCTGCTACTCAAAATACCGAATACAAAATTGTTTTCAAACAAATTGAAGACAGACATATAAGCACCATTAAAGAATTAATACCAGTTGTTGCTCAGAGTAAAATTTTAAGCAAAGTTAAAAGTGAGCTCAATACTTTAGAGACATTATTAGAAGGTGCTTTTTTAATTGGTGAAATTACTCCTAGATTATCAGATAAAATAGTAAGTTTTGGCGAGCTACTTTCCTCTTTTATAATAAGCGAGTACTTTGTTTCACAACAAATGAAAGCAGCTCATAAAGACAGTAGAGAGCTTATAAAAACAAATGATACTTTTGGAAAAGCTGCAGTTAATTTTGAAATAACAAATGCTAATTGCAAATCATATTTCTCTGAGACTAAAGAAAGTGTTGTTGTTTTAGCTGGTTTTATCTCATCATCACTTGCTGGAAATTCTACAACTTTAGGCAGAGGTGGCTCAGATTATACTGCTGCAATAATTGCTAGTGCGATTGATGCTGAACTTTTAGAAATATGGACAGATGTTAGTGGTATGTATACTGCAAACCCACGTATTGTAAAACAGGCAATTGCAATTCCTCATATTTCTTATGAAGAAGCAATGGAGCTTTCGCATTTTGGCGCTAAAGTTTTATACCCGCCAACAATACAACCTGTACTAGCCAAAGGTATTTCTATAGTAATTAAAAACACTTTTGACGATGAAGATGAAGGTACTTTAATTACTAAAACAAAAAACGAACTAGGTAAAACAGTACGCGGTATTAGCCATGTAGAAAACATTGCACTTGTTTCATTAGAAGGACCTGGAATGGTGGGTATACCTGGTATTTCAAAACGTTTTTTTGAAGTACTTTCTCAAGCAAACATTAGCGTAGTATTAATAACTCAAGCATCATCTGAGCATTCTATCTGCGTAGGTATTTCTGATAATGACGCTAACAAAGCCATCGAAATTGTAAATGAAGCTTTCGAATACGAAATAAGTTTAGGTAAGATTAAATCTACCCAAGCTGAAAGAAACCTTGCAATTATCGCTTTGGTTGGTGATAACATGAAAAAACACCAAGGGTTAAGCGGTAAAATGTTCAGCACATTAGGTAAAAACAATGTAAATATTAGAGCAATTGCTCAAGGGGCTTCTGAGCGTAATATATCTGCTGTAATTAATAAAGAAGATGTAAAAAAAGCTTTAAACACATTACATGAAGAATTTTTTGAAGATAATACCAAACAACTAAACCTATTTGTAATGGGTGTTGGTAATGTTGGAAATAAATTTTTAGACCAGATTAAACAACAAAAGAAATATTTAAAAGAAAATTTGAAGCTTAATATTCGTGTTGTTGGTATTTCAAATTCACGAACTATGTTTTTTGATGAAGATGGTATTTCTTTAAAAAACTGGGAATCTTTATTAAAAGATGGAGAAAAAGCTGACAAAACTAAATTTTTTGAGAACGTACAAAACTTAAATTGTAGAAATAGTATTTTTGTAGATAACACCGCAAGTGCTGATGTTTCAGAAACTTATGCATCTTATTTAAAAAATAGTATCTCTGTTGTTACTTGTAATAAAATTGCTTGTTCTTCTGAATTTGATAACTACAAAAATTTAAAAGATTTAGCTCGCAAATACAATGCACCTTTCTTGTTCGAAACAAATGTTGGTGCAGGCTTACCAATTATTGATACACTTAAAAACTTAATTGCATCAGGAGATAAAATATTGAATATTCAAGCTGTTTTATCTGGTAGTTTAAACTTTGTTTTCAATAATTTTAATGATACTACCACTTTTCATGATGTCGTAAAACAAGCACAAGAACAAGGGTACACTGAACCAGACCCAAAAATTGACTTAAGTGGTATTGATGTAATGAGAAAAATATTAATTCTTGCCAGAGAAAGTGGTAATAAAATTGATATAAATGAAATCGAGAACACTCCTTTTTTACCAAAAGAAAGTCTGGAGACTACAAATAATGATGATTTTTTCGCTTCTTTAGTTAAGCATGAAGAAAGTTTTCAAGATATGTACAAGAAAGCTGCTGAAAAAGATAGTAAGCTAAAATATGTTGCCAAATTTGAAGATGGAAAAGCAAGCGTAGGTTTACAAGAAATACCTAAAGGCCATGATTTTTACAATTTAGAAGGAAGTGATAATATAGTTCTTTTCTTTACTGAAAGATACCCTAATCAACCTTTAATTATAAAAGGAGCTGGTGCTGGTGCTGAAGTTACTGCTTCAGGTATTTTTGCTGATATTATTAGAATAGGAAACTTTTAA